The nucleotide window CTGGTTCGTCGAAGCCTGCGCACACGCGCACGCACCGAATATCATCGCCAGCACTATCACCGGTATCAGCAGTTTTTTACACATACTTCCCCCCTTTGTACGTTTGGCTGAAGTATATCCCATAGAAAAAACATTGTCAAGGCTCCCAGCCCCGTTGCTCATATTCTCTGGCTTATATCACACCCGCGAAAGCCAGAGCGGCAATGGTCTTGGCGTCACTTATCTTGCCGTTGCGGAACATATCCTTGACCCTGGACACAGGTAATTCCACTACCCTTATTAATTCGTCCCGGTCCTTCTCGACCTTCACCCTTGAAACACACCTGGCTTTATACACATGTATCTTTTCATCGGTAAAGCCGGGCGTAGTGTATATATATCCTATCTTCCGCAGGTCTTTTACCTCATAGCCGGTCTCCTCTGCGGCTTCCCTCATAGCACACACCCTTGGGGTCTCACCCGGGTCTATTTTCCCCGCCGGCAATTCCCATATGAACTTGTCGATAACACCTCGATACTGGCGGATAAAAACTATTTTCCCGTTACGGTATGGTAATACTATTGCGGCACCAGGATGCCCAACCTCCTCGAGCTCAACGGTAACCCCGTTAGGCATCCTGCGTTTTGTTCTATATACTTTCAATATCTTACCTGAATACATCTTTTCCCTGGATATAAGCATTTATCCTCACTTTCTTAAGGGTTTTGGCATGTACCGGAAAGGGGCCATGAACATATTATACACAAGGAGATAAAAGAAAAAAGGGGTGAGCCTAAAAAAGCCCACCCCTTCCAAGAATATCCTTTATCTATCAATTTTTGATGAAATCCAATATCGCTTCGTCCTTTTTCTTTTCCCATTCTTTCCTGAAATCGGACCTGTGCTTTGTTTTCAGCTCAGGCATCATCGTGTAAGAATCGCTCAGCCTCAGCTGTTTTGTCCCGGTTCCCGCGTTATCCTGAAGCTGCGGCGCTCCTATGAACATAAAACCGACGACCATGACCGTCAATACGGAGGCAAGCGTATATTTTCTCAGGCGATGCCTGTATAGCGGCGCGGAACCACATTTCATCGTCACCCCACCATCAACCTCGCCACGCAGATAATCCCCAGCAAGATTTATCGCCTCGTCTTTGCTGGAAGCGTCGCATACTATTTCTATCAACGTCCTGTATCTCATGCGTCCTCCATATTATATGTCACTATTTGTAAATTAACATGTATATATTTATTTCAAGTCTACACCTCTGGGCAGAAATTGTCAACTAGCTTTTTTATATATTACAGCATTTAGCCTGTTTTTACCAGATCCTTGATCAATAAGACTATTGAAGGATAAAAAAATATTTTAACTTTTTTTTGTTACAACTATGGGCATACCATATAATTGTCGGACAGATCAAGAGCGAGGAAACTATAGACACTTTATGCTCTAATAGAGGATAAGACTTCTCTCATTTCAGCGTAAATGCCAGTGTTCGCCGCGAGTATCTCTTTATCATAAATATCAAAATCCTTGCCATCCAATGTTGAGACCAACCCTCCTGCTTCCCTTACGATAAGCTGTCCGGCGGCCGTATCCCACGGCGATAGGTTGAACTCCCAGTACCCGTCGAACCTTCCGCATGCCACATAACACAGGTCAAGCGCCGCAGAACCGGCTCTTCTGACCGCCTGCGCTTTTTTTAGCATAATGTCGAAATATTTGACGTTCGAAGACTTTTCCGACAGGTCATACGCGAACCCTGTTGCCATAAGCGCGTCCGTCATGCGGGAAATATGTGAAACTCCTATCTTTTTACCGTTAAGGAACGCCCCGCCCTTATCCAGCGCGGTGAATAACTCTTTCCGGCACGGATCATACACCGCTCCGACTTTTACGCTTTTCCCGTATATTACCCCGATGGAAACACAGAAGAACGGGAACCCATGAGCATAGTTCGTGGTCCCGTCTATAGGATCTATGACCCACTTGAAAGAGGACCCATCCGCCCCTACTTCTCCACCCTCTTCTGCCAATATCGAGTGCTCGGGATGCCTCTGCCTGATCATATCCGTTATCATCTTTTCAGAAGCCCTGTCAACATCCGTAACAAGGTTATTGAACGCGCCCTTATGCGATATCTGCTTATTTGTATCGACCCTTTCAAATATCATTCGCCCGGCTTCGGTCGCGGCCATTACGGCCGTTTCCAGTATATTCTTGTATTCTCCGTCCATTTAGCTCCTTTTGCCCCCGCGTCCATGGCCTAGCGGACAACCATCACACCGTGGGTTCGTCCTGCAAAATATTTTCGCTGTCTCCACGATAAGGGCATGATACTGGTTGAACCGGCGTACTCGGCCTTCCAGGGCCCTCATAACAACAACCTGTATTGTATCATATGTGTCCCTTTCGTCAACAATACCGTGCCGGGTAAATATCCTCCGAGTATACGCGTCAACCACGAAGATCGGCTTGTTCAACGCGTATAGCAATATCGAGTCAGCCGTCTCCGGGCCGATACCCTTGATCGCGAGAAGCTTCTCGCGCAGTCCCTTTAAAGGC belongs to Candidatus Omnitrophota bacterium and includes:
- a CDS encoding inositol monophosphatase family protein, coding for MDGEYKNILETAVMAATEAGRMIFERVDTNKQISHKGAFNNLVTDVDRASEKMITDMIRQRHPEHSILAEEGGEVGADGSSFKWVIDPIDGTTNYAHGFPFFCVSIGVIYGKSVKVGAVYDPCRKELFTALDKGGAFLNGKKIGVSHISRMTDALMATGFAYDLSEKSSNVKYFDIMLKKAQAVRRAGSAALDLCYVACGRFDGYWEFNLSPWDTAAGQLIVREAGGLVSTLDGKDFDIYDKEILAANTGIYAEMREVLSSIRA
- a CDS encoding NUDIX hydrolase yields the protein MLISREKMYSGKILKVYRTKRRMPNGVTVELEEVGHPGAAIVLPYRNGKIVFIRQYRGVIDKFIWELPAGKIDPGETPRVCAMREAAEETGYEVKDLRKIGYIYTTPGFTDEKIHVYKARCVSRVKVEKDRDELIRVVELPVSRVKDMFRNGKISDAKTIAALAFAGVI